The following is a genomic window from Methanomassiliicoccus luminyensis B10.
AGTGTCGCTGTACGATCCCGGGGTCCAGTCCCTGTGGGCCTCCATCGCCTCGAAGTATGGGGACCGGTGGATCTTCCCCATCGTGGCCAACGGCCGCCTCGTCGGCGGGGTGGAGAAATGGAACATGAGCGGATGCATCGAGGTGCGCGATCTCGACCTGGAGGGACCGGAGCATCTGCCCGAGGCCCTGGAGGCGCTGGACCGCTTCATGTCCTACTACAACATGATGGGCTACGACATCGTGCGCATCAGGGAGGTGCTCGGCAGCTCCCCGGAGAACGCCCCCCAGGAGGTGGCCGATGTCCTCGCCGCCCACGGCTACGACCGCCTGGGCGACATGTTCGTCAAGGGCAACATGGTGAGGGAGCACCGCCCCTGGGAGCAGGTGCTCTCCTACGTGCTGCAGAAGCAGCACCTCGATCCCCACCAGCGCTTCACCAACGTGGTCGATGCGGTCAAGGTCATGGGAGGCCTGCGCTCCGACGCCGAGGCGGCGCTGCGGTGCAAGAACCGCATCCCCCTGAAGAAGATGTTCGACATGGGCTTCCTGGTGAAGGTGGCGGCCATCCCCGACTACGTGACGTACACGAGCCTGGAGTTCGCCGGCCTGTGCCGCCGGGCCAAGGACCGCAAGGTCACCGAGGACATGCGCTATCTGATGCGGATCATCAAGGAGAACAAGCCGATGTCCCGGAACCAGCTGTTCGACCACTCCCCCCTGGGCCACCGCGCCACTTACGACGCCCTCAGGGCGCTGTCGGACGGGACCATGATCTACACCGACCAGAACAAGCGGGTGAGGCTGGTTCCCGAAGCTCCCCTGGAACCGCTGGAGGCGAGGAGGGAGATAGTCCGCCACTGCTTCCGCAACTTCGGGGTGTTCACCGCGGAAAACCTGTCACGGTACCTTCGACACGAGCTGCCGATGAAGGACCTCCGCTCCATCCTGGCCGACCTGGAGAGGGAAGGCTTCCTGGTAAAAGGGTTCCTCGTGGACGGGGACGAGAGCGTCCACTGGATCCTCAAGGAGGACCTCCCCCGGCTGGCCAAGGCCAAGTTCTCGGAAAGCTTCGTCCTCGGCCCGGAGGACAACCTGCACACCTACCTCGCGGAGTGGATAAGGCAGCAGCGCGGCGGCTCCTACTACTCCCTCGTCATGGACGGCCCCGCCATGATCGGCTCCTTCCGGGGAAAGGTCAAGGCCAGCGACGTGGTGGTCCAGGAGTTCACCGGGGACAGCGAGGCCAAGGCCCTGCTGACCAAGCACCTCAAGGCCCTGGGGCTGACCATCAGGGTCCCCAACGACAACGAGATCCCCGACTGGGAGGTGCAGGAGTTCTACGAGAAGACCCATCCCGGGGAGGTGTGAGGGCCCCCGACCGTTTTTATGCACATTCGCACGTGCGGCCAGAGCCCCCGACCCCATCGTGCCGGACTGCCTTAACAGTGGTAAGATATAAAAACGTTAACACCTTTAACCGCCCTCATGAAGATACCCTGCGAGCTCATCGTTTGGTATGTCCTTCCTTCGATAAGACGAGAGCTGGCCAGGGAGCTGGTGGAGAAGCACAAGCTCACCCAGGCAGAGGTCGCCAGGCGGTTCGGCGTCACGGACGCGGCCATATCCCAGTACCTGAAGTCCAAGAGAGGGACCAACAAGGAGCTGGAGACCAGCGGCAAGTACGAGGAGTTCAAGGCCGAGATCGCCAAGGCCGCCCAGCGCATCGTGGACGGCTCCGACATAGTGACGGAGACGTGCCGCATCTGCGACATGGTGAAGAAGAGCGGCATGCTGGTGTCGGTCTACGAGGCTTACACCGGCGTCAAAGCCCCTGCCTGCGTGTGCCCTGAGTCCATGCAGTGACGTCCTTCTTCCTGGCGGGGTCCTCCGCCATGTACAGGTACTCCTGGGCATAGCCGGCATAGGGGCCGAAGTGCTTCCGGGCGTACCCGCTCACTTTCCGATAGCTTCCGGTGACCCCGTATATCTCCCGCATGGCCCGGGCGATGCGCACGTCCACCGGGCAGGCCTCCAGGTGATCGAGGGAGAACAGCGCTATGCAGTCGGCGACCTTGTCCCCGATGCCCTTCACGGTCTTCAGGTACGAGATCGCCCCCTGGTAGTCCAGCTCCTTCAGCTTCTCCAGGTCGAACTCCCCCGACGCTACTGAGCGGGCGTAGGCCTTGATCCAGTCGGCGCGGTACCCCAGGCGGCAGCAGGCGATGTCCCCGCCGCCCTCCGCGATCTCCTCGGGGGCGGGAAAGGCGTACTTGCCGCCCCCCAGCTCGCGACCGTAGGTCTGGCACAGGGCGGCGATCATCTTCTTGATGCGGGCGACGTTCGAGTACGACGCCAGGAGATATGACGCGGAGCACTCCCAGGGGTCCTGGCGCATGATCCTGAGCCCTCTGAACCGGCCGATGACGCTGGCGATGCGCGCATCCCTCGATATGTCGGCGTAGATGGCCTCCAGGTCATCATCGAGGCGGAGGTAGCGAGAGAGGAACTTCTCGTCCGCGTTGCCCTCGATGTCAAGGCGGTCCCCCCGCTGCCGCAGGCGGATCACGCGGTCGCCGACCACCCCGCTCCACCACTCCCCGTCCCGCTGCCAGCGGAACGACTGCCCGCAGTCCAGGGTGTACTCCAGATCGAACTCCGGCACTCTCATGTCCGCATCAGCGCTTGTACCCGAAGCGGCGGAGCAGCTCGCGCCGCTTTTTGATGTCCTCTTCCCCCTCCACGCCGAGAGGGGTCTGCCCGTCCACCACCCCGATGATCCCGCGGCCCTTCTCCGTCACGGCCACGATGACCTCGGCCTCGTTGGCGGTGGCGCAGAATATCCCGCAGACCTCCGGCACGTCCTTGACGCTCCTCAGGACGTTGATGGGGTACGCGCCCATTATCACGATCACGAAGGAGTGCCCCGCCCCGATGCGAACGGCATTGTCGACAGCGCACTCCACCAGGGCGCCGTCGTTCCCTTCCCTGCGCACCAGCCGGTCGCCGGACGCTTCGCAGAAGGCGATGCCGAACTTAATCCCCGGCACCGAGCCCACGAGGGCCTCGTACAGGTCCTCGGCGGTCTTAATGAAATGGGACTGGCCGACGATTATGTTGGAGTCGGCCGGCTTCCTGAGGGCGACTGCCTCGGTCTTCATGATATCACGTGCCCAGAACAGCCCCTTCCGGCGATAAATATCCTTTTACGCTTCGGAAGCCCGCGCCCCTTTTTCCAAGGAAGCTAGATGGACTGAGCCAAGCTTAATCAGCCATATTTCTTCGTCTAAGTAACAAACGCTTTATATGAAAATGCCGTAACACCTTTCTGGTAATTCTTATGCGGAGGAAACCCATCATAGCTTTGGCTCTGGTCGCCGTCATAATCGTGGCTAGTGTGGGAGCATACTACGCCACAGCGGGCAAGAGCGATCCTGACGGCCCCATCGACCCGACATCCGTCACTATCACCGACAGCTCGGGGACGAGCGTCACCATTGAGATGCCCATTACCGCGGTAGCGGTCACCAATACCAACGCCGCCAAGTTCATGCAGGTGCTGGGCGTAGCCGATCTGGTCAAGGGATCTGAGGAGACCACCCGGACGATGCTGCCCGAGATATATGGTGACACTGATGACATCGGCAAATACAGCGCCCCCAACGGGGAAGACATCCTCTCCTCCGGGTCCAAAATCCTGATCACCCAGTTCAGCTCCAGGGGCATCACCAATTACGACGAGCTCACCGCTATGGGGATCAAGGTCATACGCCTCGACATGTACGGCGAGACCATGCTGGAGGACCTCCAGAAGTTCGCGTCCCTGTTTGCCCCGTCCGCTCAGGAGAAGGCGAACGAATACATTGCAATGTACACCGAGGTGGTGGACCGAGTGCTCGCCCTCGACACGGACAGCAGCGATGATCCCAACTTCCTGTTCGAGTTCCTGAGCATGAAGAAGCCCTACTCTGACAATTCCGAGCTCAGCAAGATCGCGGAGAGCATCGGCGCCGTGAACTGCATCGGATATCTCCATCCTAGCGCCACCGGGGCGACCTCGGACGTGCAGGCGGCAGCGCTGCTGAACTGGGACAAGCTCAACGGCATCGACTATATCTTGATCAGGGGCACGATCTCGGACACCTCCACTCCTCAGTCGCAGTTCGACAAGTTCCTCGCCGTGGACATTCTGTACGAGGAGTTCACCGCCATTGACGCGGGCCATGTATACGTAATCGACACCGACGTCCTATCCGGGCCCCTGGACTA
Proteins encoded in this region:
- a CDS encoding transcriptional regulator, with the translated sequence MKIPCELIVWYVLPSIRRELARELVEKHKLTQAEVARRFGVTDAAISQYLKSKRGTNKELETSGKYEEFKAEIAKAAQRIVDGSDIVTETCRICDMVKKSGMLVSVYEAYTGVKAPACVCPESMQ
- a CDS encoding DNA-3-methyladenine glycosylase family protein gives rise to the protein MRVPEFDLEYTLDCGQSFRWQRDGEWWSGVVGDRVIRLRQRGDRLDIEGNADEKFLSRYLRLDDDLEAIYADISRDARIASVIGRFRGLRIMRQDPWECSASYLLASYSNVARIKKMIAALCQTYGRELGGGKYAFPAPEEIAEGGGDIACCRLGYRADWIKAYARSVASGEFDLEKLKELDYQGAISYLKTVKGIGDKVADCIALFSLDHLEACPVDVRIARAMREIYGVTGSYRKVSGYARKHFGPYAGYAQEYLYMAEDPARKKDVTAWTQGTRRQGL
- a CDS encoding adenosine-specific kinase; its protein translation is MKTEAVALRKPADSNIIVGQSHFIKTAEDLYEALVGSVPGIKFGIAFCEASGDRLVRREGNDGALVECAVDNAVRIGAGHSFVIVIMGAYPINVLRSVKDVPEVCGIFCATANEAEVIVAVTEKGRGIIGVVDGQTPLGVEGEEDIKKRRELLRRFGYKR
- a CDS encoding ABC transporter substrate-binding protein, whose protein sequence is MRRKPIIALALVAVIIVASVGAYYATAGKSDPDGPIDPTSVTITDSSGTSVTIEMPITAVAVTNTNAAKFMQVLGVADLVKGSEETTRTMLPEIYGDTDDIGKYSAPNGEDILSSGSKILITQFSSRGITNYDELTAMGIKVIRLDMYGETMLEDLQKFASLFAPSAQEKANEYIAMYTEVVDRVLALDTDSSDDPNFLFEFLSMKKPYSDNSELSKIAESIGAVNCIGYLHPSATGATSDVQAAALLNWDKLNGIDYILIRGTISDTSTPQSQFDKFLAVDILYEEFTAIDAGHVYVIDTDVLSGPLDYVGYVCIAIALGLDVGDLDPSALVADFNEKYGFSYGKTQFVFNVGPVPA